In the Corynebacterium anserum genome, TGGATACTCGTTACCGTCTTCCCACTCGATCGTGCGAGCGGAAGTAGCGGTGGAGCGAGTCAAGAAGCTGTGACCAGTGCTTGCATCCTTGAAAACCACTGGGTGGTAATCAGGGTGGATATCCTTCTTCATACTTCGAATCCCTAAGGTTGTTACATCAGGCCGGTTCACACAG is a window encoding:
- a CDS encoding type B 50S ribosomal protein L31 yields the protein MKKDIHPDYHPVVFKDASTGHSFLTRSTATSARTIEWEDGNEYPLIVVDVTSESHPFWTGAQRVMDTAGRVEKFQRRYGAVARRKKKN